One Gammaproteobacteria bacterium genomic window, ATCTACTGGGTGATTCACAAGAAGTGATGCTTGATATGGTTCCTTCTATTTTGCTAGAGCTGAATAGAATCGAAGGAGTGATTGGAGCTCAAGTGGATAATAGAAACCAGCGAGAGGAGTTGCGAATTCAGGTCAATAGAGAACGCGCTTATCGACTTGGTGTTGATCCAAATACAGTTGCTCAAAGTGTCAATATAGCCATGCGGGGGATGAATCTACGTGATTTGGTAACAGAAACCGGAGAAATGCCGGTGATTGTGCGATTTTATGAAACAGGTGAATTTAAGTTGGAGCAATTATTAAATTTGCCAATTAAAACTCGCAATGGCAATCAAGTTTCGTTGGAAACAGTGGCAGATGTCATTAATACCAATTCACCTCAGCAGATCAGACGATATGACCGAATGGGAGCGGTTCAAATTGATGTGGACTTGGAAACGGATGTGAATCAGACTGAAATTAAAAATAAAGTTTCAGCAATTATGTCTCAATTTTATTTTCCAAGCGGATATAGCTGGACGTTTGATAATGACACACGCAATCGAGGTGGGCAAAGTGATTCTATGGCATCAAATATCAAAGTTGCCATTGCCTTGATTTTTATTGTGATGGCGGCGTTGTTTGAATCCTTGTTATTTCCACTCTGTGTAATTAGTTCGATTCTTTTTTCATACATTGGAGTCTTTTTCTTTTTTGCTATTACCGGAACCAACTTCACAATCATGGCAGCGATTGGAATGCTGATACTAATTGGTGTGGTGGTGAATAACGGAATTGTGTTGATTGATCATATTAATCAACTCCGAATAAGGGGTCTTAATCGCTATGATGCTGTTTTACAAGCCGGGCGGGATCGTTTACGCCCGATTTTAATGACGGTATTTACGACTGTTGTCGGGTTGATTCCGCTGGCGATGAGTGTTTCGCAAGTTGGAGGACGTGGACCTGCCTATTTCCCGATGGCAAGAGCAATCATCGGCGGTTTGACTTTTTCGACGGTTGTTAGTTTGTTGGTATTGCCCAGTTTATATTGCTGGCTGGATGATTTAAGAGCATGGACAAAAGAGCGACTGAAAACCGGGACGATGGTAAAAAGTAATTAAAATGGTAAATAAAAAAGGTGCAAAACTGCACCTTTTTTAAATCCGGCTGGAATAAAATCTACGGTAAATACTCGTTAATTGCTGCAATTAACGCTTTCTCTGAAACAGGCTTAACCAAATAATCTTTAGCACCTTGGCGCATCCCCCAAACCTTATCCGTTTGCAAATTCTTGGTTGTGACCATAATAATTGGAATGTGTGAAGTCCGCTCATCTTTGGAAATCTTTCTGGTTGCCTGAAAGCCATTCAGCTCCGGCATTACCACATCCATCAAAATCAAATCAGGAATTTGTTCCTTCGCTGTGCGAACGCCTTCTTCACCGTTTGTCGCTGAAAGAACCTCATGTCCTAACTTTTCAACAATTTTTTGCATACCAAATAACTGAGATGGTGAGTCATCAACAATTAAAATTCGTGCCATTTTGTGTACCTAAATTTTATTATTCTTCAATATAATAATCGAAAAAAAGCAAATGTTAAACATTATCAAGTAAAAATTTGCATTTCATAAATTGTAAGAGACCTTCATTAGTTTCATGAAGTGTGTAATTCATGCCTTTAAAACCGCAAAAAAGTTATAATTATTTTACCTCTAAATTGACATCATTAAAAAATTATAAGTAAATGGTTCAAATTTTTTTGAGTTGTAAATGCTAGTTCTATACGGAAGAAGCGATTGTCCCTTGTGTGAAGATGCAGAGGATGTCTTAAACAGATATAATATTCGTTATCATTTTCTTGATATTGACGAAGATGAAGAGTTGTTAAGAAAATATCATACCAAAGTTCCTGTTTTGTCTAAGAATGAAGAAGAGCTTTTCTGGCCATTTACAGAAGAGAGAATACTCAAACTGATTTCCCTGAAAGAATAAATAAAGAAGTCTGAAATAACTAAAGACTTGCTGAGATAAATTATGAAAATAAAATTATTAGTGTGTGCGTTGTTCGTTGCTGTACATTTTGTCAATGCCGAACCAAATCAAAAACTGCCAAAAGAAGAAAATGGCCCTTGGATTGTTGATGTTCATTACCAAGATATCAAACAAGTAAGAAACTATGCCTCATACAATCAACCTTGGCATGTCAATACCAAAGATGAGTATTTTACTGTTTCAGTTGACAGTATTCAGGAATATGAAAATCTTTTTGCTTATGGGTTTCAAGTCGAAATCAATCAAAAACAAACTCAATCTTCACTGAGAATCAGCGATGCCATTAAAACTGCAAAAGAAAAAAATATTCCGCTAGGAACAAAAAGTATTCCGGGATTTGATTGTTATCGCACTGTAGAAGAAACATTCAATACCATGGATAATTTGGTTGCAACCTATCCTAATTTGGCAAGCATTGTTGATATTGGTGATAGTTGGGAAAAAACAACTCCCGGAGGTTTGCCGGGTTATGACTTAAGGGTTATAAAGATTACCAATTCATTAATTCCGGGTCCAAAACCTATCTTTTTTGCAATGAGTTCCATTCATGCCAGAGAGTTAACACCGGCTGAATTGAACACAAGGTTCGCTGAATATCTTTTGAATAACTATGGATCCGATGCCGATGCCACCTGGCTTGTGGACCATCATGAAATACATTTATTGTTACAAGGAAATCCGGATGGTAGAAAAATTGCAGAAACCGGTGTTTGGCAACGTAAAAATACTAATAATATTGAAGGATATTGTAATCAACCTGAGCAAACACATGGGATAGATATGAATCGTAATTTTGGCTGGAAATGGGGAGCTGGCTCTTGCGGTGGTTTCGGTTGCTCTAGTGGTTCAGTTTGTGATGAAACCTACAGAGGTCCATCTGCACAGTCCGAATATGAAAATCAGGCGATAGATGCTTATATGAAGGACTTATTTGATGATAATCGCGGAGAAGGACTGAATGATCCGGCTCCCAATGATACTCCGGGAATCTTTCTTGATATTCACAGTTATAGCGAATTAGTGATGTGGCCTTATGGTTATGATAGTCCCGGCGTCATTCCACTCGCTCCAAATCATGTACAATTTCAAACACTTGGAAGAAAACTGGCATGGTATAACGATTATCTTCCACAGGTTTCTAATGAGCTTTATGGAGCTGATGGGGCATCTGATGATAATGCTTATGGACAACTCGGTGTCGCTGCTTATGTCTTTGAGCTGGGAACATCATTCTTCCAAAGTTGTAGTGCTTTTGAAAGTACCATTTATCCCGATAATTTACACGCATTAATTTATGCGGCAAAAGTTTCCAGAACGCCTTATATCACTGCATCCGGTCCTGATGTGGAGAATTTGCAACTTTCATCCAGCGGAGTTATTGCCGGGAATAGCTTGACAATTTCAGGAACAGCAACCGACTTACACTTCTCCGCAAACAATGGAAATGAAGCGACCCAAAATATCAGTTCCGTTCAAATGTATGTCGATGAGTTACCTTGGGATGGAGGTTCAACACCTGTTACCATAGCTGCCGGAGATGGAGTTTATGATTCAAAATCGGAGTCATTTTCTGCCACAATTGACACAACCGGAATGCCCGTTGGACAACATGTAGCGTATTTTATTGCGACTGATACAGATATGGTAAAAGGTGTACCCTATGCGAAATTCTTTGAAGTTTGGGATGTTAATGATGTTGGAATTTTATCAGGAATTGTTACAGATGCTTTGAGCTCTCAGCCAATAGCAGGAGCGCAACTCATAATTAATGATATGAGCATAACTTCAAATTCCCAAGGCGAATACAGTTTTGATTTGTTACAAGGCAGTTATACTTTAACGGCAGAGAAATCCTTTTATGCAACAGCTACGTTTAATAGTCTGGCAGTTTCGGGTTTATCGACCACAACTCAAGATATTCAGTTGCAACCACTTTGTGCGTTGATTGATGATGATGTTGAAAGTTACAATTCAATTTCAGATGCAGAAACAGCCGGGTGGTCGCATGGTTCGACTCAAGGTATTGATGACTGGGGTATCAGTCTGACAGCAGGTATGAATAACAGTCAATCCTTTTATACCAATGACGTCAATACTTTTTCCGATAAGTTTTTAATATCACCAGAAATCAATATTTCGGCAAATACCACATTGGAGTTTTGGCACAAATATTCTTTTGAAGGAAGCAGTCCTTATTATGACGGCGCCGTGCTGGAAATTACTACCAATAATGGTTCAAACTGGCAGGATTTAGGGTCAGCAATGACAGAGGGTGGTTATAACGTCACTTTGGCAAGTGGCAACCCACTCGGAAGTCGTTCCGGTTGGGGTGGTTCGATCAGTTATACCAAAGTGGTAGTGGATTTGTCAGCTTATACCGGTACAACAGCAAAAATCAGATGGAGATTTGCTTCGGATGTGAGTGTCGGAGCCGGTGATTGGGATATTGATGATGTTCAAGTCTTAGATCCTTCAGCTTGTATTCCGCTACCGGATTTGATTTTTGAAAATGATTTTGAATAAAAAAATGATGAAATTTAATTTTTTTGTTATTTTGGCATTTGCACTCGCTCTTAGTTCTTGTGATAAAAATGTTCGTTATACAACGAATGGAATCAAAGTCCAGAATCTGAAACTGGTAAAAGCTTATGAAGTGGAAACTTTGGGAAAATTTGACCCTTCCGGTCTGACATATTGGGATGGTCAGTTTTATACCGTTTCAGATAAAGACAATTTTATCTTTAAACTCAAATTTGAAGATAATAAAGTCAGATTGATACCGTTTTTGGAAATTGAAAACGATAAACCCGGCAAACTTGATTTTGAAGGCATCACACATGATGATGAGTATTTTTATCTGATAAGTGAACTGCATTTTCAAATCTTAAAAATTTCCAAAGACGGCAAAACTCAGCAATGGATTCCTGATGATGAGAGTTTGAAAATCGCTGGTAAAGAATCCGGATTATTTACGACTCATAATGCCTATATTGAAGGAATTTGTTTATTGGAAGAACAAAAATTTCTTCTGGCTGCCGAAAGACAACCTCGAGGTTTTGTTGAATTTGATTTACCAAATAACGAAATCACAGCCTATCAGCAAAACGACGCTGTTTTTGAATATCACTTAAACCGATCCACTGATTTTTCGGGTTTGAGTTGTAATATAGATAAGGTATTCGTTTTAGACAGAAATGCAGAAACAATTGCTCAGTTAGAACGCCAAAATGGTCAGTTTGTTGAAACATCAGGGTTTAGTTATAGTGAAGTCATCAACCGACCAGAGTTTAGCTATCTTGACAAAGAATTTGGACTCGCCGAAGGTCTTTATGTCTCTGAAGACAGGTTCTATATCCTTCTTGACAATAACCGCATTGGCATGACAAAAGACCCTGAAAATAATAACTCATTGTTTTTGGAATTGAAAAAATAATATGCAACATATCATTTGTACCGAAAAATCAGTCGTTGATATAGAAATCAAAGCCAACGGCTTTATCAAAACTGAAAAAGATATTTTTGATGTCAGCAAAATCTGGGTGGGTCCCAGAGAGACATTAGAGACCAATGAAGATTTCAAACAAATCATTCCCTATGTGATTCTTTCATATCAGGGAAAAATAGCACTCTATCAACGCACCAAAAAAGGCGGAGAAGACCGCTTACATAATATGCATTCCATCGGCTTCGGCGGTCATATTGATGCTTTCGATCTGGCTTATCAAGATAACGGAGTTATTAATCTGGATAAAACCATCGAAAACTCAGCCCAGCGTGAAATTGATGAAGAACTCAATGTTTCAGAAATCGTTTCCAAACAACATCTCGGGTACATCTACGATGATTCCAATCCCGTCGGCCGAGTCCATATCGGCGTGGTCGAACTATGGGAACTGGCAACAAACGAAATCACCAGCAACGAAGATGAAATCCATGTTGTCGGCTTGTTTACGATTGAAGAATTAAAAGGCTTTGAAGGCGAAATGGAAAACTGGAGCGAGCATATTGTGAATGGCTTATAGATTTATTCCAAATCTCCAAACCCAACCTGTCTCAGGGCTTCAAACAACATCACCGCAACGGTATTGGATAGATTCAGGCTTCGGGAGTCGGCTTTCATCGGAAGTCTGAGTTTTTCGGTTATGCTATTCAGTTCAAGAATATCTTTCGGTAAACCTCTGGTTTCCGGACCGAAGATAAAATAATCGTCTTTTTGAAATGGAACTGTTGTGTAATTGACACTGCCTTTTGTTGTCAATGCAAACAACCTTTCGGGTCTGGCTTTGAGCATAAAATCGGCGAAATTGTCATATTCTTTGACATTGGTAAACTCGTGATAATCCAGTCCGGCACGGCGCAGAGCTTTGGTTTCCATCGCAAACCCCAATGGATGAATCAGATGAAGCTGAGCTCCGGTATTGGCACAAAGGCGAATGATGTTTCCGGTGTTGGGTGGAATTTCAGGTTCAAACAGAACGATATTAAACATAATTTTTATTGAATCAGGTCAGGTAATGGTAAAATAAAAAGCTGATAAAATACAAACATTTTTGATGTCACAAAAAAACTTTCTCAGCACAATTGATCCCTATTTGAAATTAATTCGTTTTGATCGGCCGATTGGAACTTTGTTGTTATTGTGGCCAACATTATGGGCTTTGTGGCTGGCAGCTGATGGAATTCCACCGATTAAGTATTTGGTTATTTTTTCTTTAGGTGTTTTTTTAATGCGTTCCGCTGGTTGTGCAATTAACGATATTGCTGACAGAAAATTTGATGCCAAAGTCAAAAGAACACGCAACCGACCATTAGCTCAGCAACAATTACCGGTTGTCAATGCGTTGATTATGTTTGTGGTATTGCTTTTATGTGCAGTGTTGTTGCTAACGTTTTTGAATGCGTTAGCGATTCAAATTGCAATGGTAGCAGCATTTTTTGCCATTACTTATCCGTTTATGAAACGCTATACCTATTTACCACAGGTTTATTTGGGCATTGCTTTTGCGTTATCCATTCCGATGGCTTACGCGCAGATTCAGGGGAAAATTCCAGCAGAGGCTTGGTTGTTGTTTATTGCCAATATATTCTGGACTACGGCTTATGATACGATGTACGCAATGGTTGATCGTGAATGTGATGAAAAAATTGGCGTGAAATCAACGGCAATTTTGTTTGGTGATTTGGATATTGTTATCACCCATATTATTCAGGGATTTATGATGCTGGTTTTGCTTCTGCTCGGCAGAAAACTGGATCTCAATATGTATTTTTATTTTGGCTTGCTGGCAAGTGTGGTTTTATTTGTTTATCAGAATAAATTATTACGAAGCAGAAAAACTTACAATTATTTCAAGGCATTCTTGAATAATAATTGGGTGGGAATGATCATTTTTATTGGTATTGCTATTGCAACAACAATCTAAAAATTATTCTCTGACGTTGGCAATTCGATTGAATTTGGCAACTTCTTTCAAACCGTAAATTTTAGTCACAGAGTCACTCGAAATTGAAGCGTTATGTTCTCGGATAAAGCCATCAATACTATATTGCCAGCGGGTTGATTGACCACCAATGGTAATATCTATAAAAAATTTGAAATCCGGAGCTGCATTTGGTGTTTCTTCCTTGTTGTAAAAAATTCGCTGTAATTCCTCAACAGTTTCAGCATCGGTTGCATCCAAAACCACACCATGAGCACTGCTGCTAACAACAATTTTTTCGATTGCCGGGTTTGAATCACCACAAGAAACCAGTAATGTTGCCAATATGCTAATCAATGTCAAGGAATAAAACTTTTTCATTTTTCTTCTCAATAATTTTTATAACTTTGCGAAATTGAGTGTAACTGTGAGATTGAATATTACATTCTTCTAATGTAATCTAACATATTGAGAACTGTATCACAATATCTCAATTTAAAAATTTGAAATTATCTGTGATACTTTTATTTATTAAATTTGGAATCAACGGTAATAAATCAGTGTTTGTTTCAACCCTAAGGACTAAAGTAGGTATAACCTTTTTCTTGTAAAAGCATAATGTGAGGAATGCCGTTTGGAACGGTTTCAACACCATCAATTAAGTCCAGTTCAAGTCCCTTGGTGCGTTTCAGTGTGTTGATGGTGTCGCCACAAGCCGTGAAAACCACATCTTGCATCATCAAACTCTCAATTCTGGCTCTTAATGGACTTTCTTTGGTGAGAAAATAAATCCCTTTTCCGTAAGCAACCAGCTCAATTTCGACATTATCGACCCCGAAATACTTTGAAATATTAACAATATTGGTGATGACTTCTGATTGTAAATGCTCATCACCTTTATTCATTTGAATGACCAGGCGATGGACTTTAAAATCATCATCTTCTGCGGCTTGAACCGTATTTTTTAAATTGCAGGCATTGATTAGTAAAACTAAAAGTATAAAAATTGCTTTTTTGTACATCTAAATTCCTCTGGCTTGATTTCAAATATTTTGAACCTTATTATATTGCATCTGTCGTAATACGGTCAAAAATAATAAACATGAGCATGGAAAATAATAGTCAGCAAGAAATATCAGAAACAGCAAAAATATTCCAACAGGTTAAATCATCTCTCTCACAAGAAATCTTCGGACAGGAAAAACTGGTTAACAGGTTGTTAATGGCACTATTAACTCATGGCCACTTATTAGTAGAAGGTGCTCCGGGTTTGGCAAAAACCACTGCGATCAAGGCTTTGGCAGATCGTTTGGAAGGAGATTTTAAACGCATACAGTTTACACCGGACTTGCTTCCCTCAGATTTAACAGGGACTGAAATTTATCGAGCTCAAACCGGAAGTTTTGAATTCCAGAAAGGTCCATTGTTTCATAATCTGATTCTGGCAGATGAGGTCAACCGTGCACCTGCAAAAGTCCAGTCTGCTTTGCTTGAAGCGATGGGAGAACAACAAATCACCATTGGCAGTACCACTTATCAGCTGCCCAAATTGTTTTTAGTTATGGCAACACAAAATCCGATTGAGCAGGAAGGAACTTACCCGCTTCCTGAGGCCCAATTGGACCGTTTTCAAATGCATGTAGCGATTGATTATCCCGATGCCGATACGGAAAAAGATATTCTCAAATTGGCGCAGGATAGAGATAAAGTGGGTTATCAGAAGCCATCCAAAGATTCAGTCAATTTGACTCAGCAAAATGTGTTTGATGCTCAACAGCAGGTTTTGAATTTGTATGTTGCAGAAAATCTGCAAAATTATATGGTAGAATTGATTCTTGCAACCCGCAATCCAATTAAATACGATAAATCTTTGGCTGAAATGATTAGTTTTGGTGGTTCTCCACGTGCCACAATTGCCTTGGATCGTTGTGCAAGAGCTCATGCGTTTTTACAAGGTCGTGAGCATTTATTGCCGGAAGATATTCACAATGTGATTTATGATGTTTTAAGGCATCGTTTGATTCTTAGTTTTGAAGCCGAAGTTGAAGGTATTACACCTGATAAAGTCATTGACAGATTATTGAAGGTTGTTCCAATCGCATAGTCATTGATTATGAATTCATCCACTCGTGTCACAACACAAGCATTGGTTCAACAGCAACCGCATGCAAAAAACCTGTCATTGTCAGGGCGAAAAAAAGCCAGCTCTGCGATTTCAGGTTTGCATGATTCACGATTCAGAGGTCGTGGAATGGACTATCTGGAATCGCGTGTTTATCAGGCAGGTGATGATATTCGTAACATGGATTGGTTGGTGACAGCCCGAACCGGTGAACCTCATACAAAACTTTTTCAGGAAGAAAGAGAAAGACCGATTCATATCGTTATGGATAACAATCGCTCCATGGCGTTTGGCACAAAAAACGAATTCAAATCTGTAACCGCAGCGAAGGCAGCATCGTTGTTGTCATGGGCTGCTATCAAAAATGGTGATAGAGTAGGAGTTTTAAGTTTCGGCACTCATGGAATTCATCACGAAAAACCGGTGGGTGGCAAACGTGGAATGATGCGATTGATTGCACATTTGGTAAAAACTGACGCTGCAAAAAGTGCAGATGATAAGGAAACGCCTTTAGAAGATGCTTTGCAAAGATTAAGAACCATCATCAGACCCGGTTCTTTGGTGATTATTGTCAGTGATTTTTATCATTTGGGAAAAGAAGTGAAAAGGCATTTGATTCAGCTCACCAAACATAATGACGTGATGGCTGTATTTGTTGCTGACCCTTTTGAAATCAATACGTTGCAACCCGGAACTTACGGAATCGATCAGGGACAAAGTACTGTTGTTTTAAATACCAAAAAAAGTAAAGATGTCGGAAACATGCGAAGCTATCAGAATTCGCATTTGGAAAGTGTGTTTGAGAATATTCAGAAGTCTGCTGTTTCAGTCATTCCAATTATGACTAATGATAATTTGCAGGAAAAGCTCAAGCAGTCATTGAAATCACCGGCATCTGCGTGGAGTAGTTGGAGGAATTCAATCAATGAATAGCACCGCTCCGGCTCTACAACTTCGTGATATTCACCTGCCACAAGAACCCGGATTCTGGCCTTTGGCTCCCGGTTGGTGGGTTTTGTTGGTTCTATTTTTAATTTCGTTGTATTTCGTCATCAAATGGTTTGTTGCCAGAAACAAACAAAATCGTTTGATTCAAGTTTTGCAAAACTCTTTAAATGACTCCAGAAATCGTTTTGATCAACATAAAAACAAGCATCAATTGGCATCGGAAATTTCGGTATTGTTGAAACGCTTTGTGAAACATGTTTTAGGAGATACACAGGCTGCATCTTTGAGTGGTCAGTCATGGATTAGTTACCTCAATCAATATTCAGAATCGCTTGTGTTCGACCAATATTACAATGAATTGTGCGAAGCCCAGTATTCTCCCAAAGCCGATTATGATGTTTCAGGTTTAATTGCGGTGGTGAAAAACTTTTTTCCGCAAGCATTGAAACATCAAAAGAAACTCAATAAAAAAACAAAGGTGAAAAATGTTTGAGTTTGAGTGGATTTGGGTTTTAACGCTAGCAGTTTTGCCATTGTTTGTATGGCTATTGCCAAAAGTCAGACAAAGTTCGGTCATGGCGGTACGAGTGCCTTTTTTTAGCGGATTCTGGAAATCGCTTTCCGGTGTTTCTGCTCAAAACAAATGGTGGTTGAAAGTATTGGCAATTCTTTCTTGGTTACTTTTTATCGTGGCGGCTGCCAAACCGGTTTGGATTGGTGATGCGGTTTCTTTGCCGGTTGAAGGCAGAGATTTAATGATGGCTGTCGATGTTTCCGGTTCCATGCAAGAAACAGACATGAAAATTAATGGCAATGAAGTGGATCGTTTAACCATGGTAAAACACGTTGCCGGAGATTTCATTGAAAGAAGAAAAGGCGACCGGATTGGTTTGATTTTATTTGGTCAACAAGCCTATCTGCAAACGCCTTTGAGTTTTGATTTAAAAACTGTTAACACATTACTTTCCGAATCCATGATTGGAATCGCCGGGAAAGCGACTGCAATTGGTGATGCCATTGGTTTGGCAGTCAAAAGAGTACGTGCAACAACGGATAATAACCGAATTCTGATATTACTCACCGACGGACAAAACACCGCTGGAGAGATTCACCCTTTGAAAGCGGCTGAACTGGCTGCTCAGGAGGGTTTGAAAATTTATACAATCGGAATTGGTGCGGATGAAGTTTATCGTCAGACTATTTTCGGTAATCGGCGTATAAATCCGTCTTTGGACTTGGATGAAGCGACTTTGAGAAAAATTGCCAACCAAACCGGCGGGCAGTATTTCCGAGCCAGAAACACCAAAGAGCTGGATAAAATTTACGCCATGCTTGATGAATTGGAGCCGCTGGCAAAAGAAGAACAGTTTTATCGCCCGACGGAACAGTTGTTTTTCTGGCCTTTGGGCTTTTCGATGTTGATTCTGTTAACAGTTTTAAGGTTGAAGGTGTAGCAATGGAAATGATAAGCAGTTTTTTTTCCAATTTGCACTTTATCAGACCCCAGGTGCTTTATTCTT contains:
- a CDS encoding response regulator, producing the protein MARILIVDDSPSQLFGMQKIVEKLGHEVLSATNGEEGVRTAKEQIPDLILMDVVMPELNGFQATRKISKDERTSHIPIIMVTTKNLQTDKVWGMRQGAKDYLVKPVSEKALIAAINEYLP
- a CDS encoding glutaredoxin family protein — its product is MLVLYGRSDCPLCEDAEDVLNRYNIRYHFLDIDEDEELLRKYHTKVPVLSKNEEELFWPFTEERILKLISLKE
- a CDS encoding M14 family zinc carboxypeptidase; the encoded protein is MKIKLLVCALFVAVHFVNAEPNQKLPKEENGPWIVDVHYQDIKQVRNYASYNQPWHVNTKDEYFTVSVDSIQEYENLFAYGFQVEINQKQTQSSLRISDAIKTAKEKNIPLGTKSIPGFDCYRTVEETFNTMDNLVATYPNLASIVDIGDSWEKTTPGGLPGYDLRVIKITNSLIPGPKPIFFAMSSIHARELTPAELNTRFAEYLLNNYGSDADATWLVDHHEIHLLLQGNPDGRKIAETGVWQRKNTNNIEGYCNQPEQTHGIDMNRNFGWKWGAGSCGGFGCSSGSVCDETYRGPSAQSEYENQAIDAYMKDLFDDNRGEGLNDPAPNDTPGIFLDIHSYSELVMWPYGYDSPGVIPLAPNHVQFQTLGRKLAWYNDYLPQVSNELYGADGASDDNAYGQLGVAAYVFELGTSFFQSCSAFESTIYPDNLHALIYAAKVSRTPYITASGPDVENLQLSSSGVIAGNSLTISGTATDLHFSANNGNEATQNISSVQMYVDELPWDGGSTPVTIAAGDGVYDSKSESFSATIDTTGMPVGQHVAYFIATDTDMVKGVPYAKFFEVWDVNDVGILSGIVTDALSSQPIAGAQLIINDMSITSNSQGEYSFDLLQGSYTLTAEKSFYATATFNSLAVSGLSTTTQDIQLQPLCALIDDDVESYNSISDAETAGWSHGSTQGIDDWGISLTAGMNNSQSFYTNDVNTFSDKFLISPEINISANTTLEFWHKYSFEGSSPYYDGAVLEITTNNGSNWQDLGSAMTEGGYNVTLASGNPLGSRSGWGGSISYTKVVVDLSAYTGTTAKIRWRFASDVSVGAGDWDIDDVQVLDPSACIPLPDLIFENDFE
- a CDS encoding esterase-like activity of phytase family protein, which translates into the protein MMKFNFFVILAFALALSSCDKNVRYTTNGIKVQNLKLVKAYEVETLGKFDPSGLTYWDGQFYTVSDKDNFIFKLKFEDNKVRLIPFLEIENDKPGKLDFEGITHDDEYFYLISELHFQILKISKDGKTQQWIPDDESLKIAGKESGLFTTHNAYIEGICLLEEQKFLLAAERQPRGFVEFDLPNNEITAYQQNDAVFEYHLNRSTDFSGLSCNIDKVFVLDRNAETIAQLERQNGQFVETSGFSYSEVINRPEFSYLDKEFGLAEGLYVSEDRFYILLDNNRIGMTKDPENNNSLFLELKK
- a CDS encoding NUDIX domain-containing protein translates to MQHIICTEKSVVDIEIKANGFIKTEKDIFDVSKIWVGPRETLETNEDFKQIIPYVILSYQGKIALYQRTKKGGEDRLHNMHSIGFGGHIDAFDLAYQDNGVINLDKTIENSAQREIDEELNVSEIVSKQHLGYIYDDSNPVGRVHIGVVELWELATNEITSNEDEIHVVGLFTIEELKGFEGEMENWSEHIVNGL
- the trmL gene encoding tRNA (uridine(34)/cytosine(34)/5-carboxymethylaminomethyluridine(34)-2'-O)-methyltransferase TrmL; protein product: MFNIVLFEPEIPPNTGNIIRLCANTGAQLHLIHPLGFAMETKALRRAGLDYHEFTNVKEYDNFADFMLKARPERLFALTTKGSVNYTTVPFQKDDYFIFGPETRGLPKDILELNSITEKLRLPMKADSRSLNLSNTVAVMLFEALRQVGFGDLE
- the ubiA gene encoding 4-hydroxybenzoate octaprenyltransferase, yielding MSQKNFLSTIDPYLKLIRFDRPIGTLLLLWPTLWALWLAADGIPPIKYLVIFSLGVFLMRSAGCAINDIADRKFDAKVKRTRNRPLAQQQLPVVNALIMFVVLLLCAVLLLTFLNALAIQIAMVAAFFAITYPFMKRYTYLPQVYLGIAFALSIPMAYAQIQGKIPAEAWLLFIANIFWTTAYDTMYAMVDRECDEKIGVKSTAILFGDLDIVITHIIQGFMMLVLLLLGRKLDLNMYFYFGLLASVVLFVYQNKLLRSRKTYNYFKAFLNNNWVGMIIFIGIAIATTI
- a CDS encoding DsrE family protein — translated: MYKKAIFILLVLLINACNLKNTVQAAEDDDFKVHRLVIQMNKGDEHLQSEVITNIVNISKYFGVDNVEIELVAYGKGIYFLTKESPLRARIESLMMQDVVFTACGDTINTLKRTKGLELDLIDGVETVPNGIPHIMLLQEKGYTYFSP
- a CDS encoding MoxR family ATPase; this encodes MENNSQQEISETAKIFQQVKSSLSQEIFGQEKLVNRLLMALLTHGHLLVEGAPGLAKTTAIKALADRLEGDFKRIQFTPDLLPSDLTGTEIYRAQTGSFEFQKGPLFHNLILADEVNRAPAKVQSALLEAMGEQQITIGSTTYQLPKLFLVMATQNPIEQEGTYPLPEAQLDRFQMHVAIDYPDADTEKDILKLAQDRDKVGYQKPSKDSVNLTQQNVFDAQQQVLNLYVAENLQNYMVELILATRNPIKYDKSLAEMISFGGSPRATIALDRCARAHAFLQGREHLLPEDIHNVIYDVLRHRLILSFEAEVEGITPDKVIDRLLKVVPIA
- a CDS encoding DUF58 domain-containing protein, yielding MNSSTRVTTQALVQQQPHAKNLSLSGRKKASSAISGLHDSRFRGRGMDYLESRVYQAGDDIRNMDWLVTARTGEPHTKLFQEERERPIHIVMDNNRSMAFGTKNEFKSVTAAKAASLLSWAAIKNGDRVGVLSFGTHGIHHEKPVGGKRGMMRLIAHLVKTDAAKSADDKETPLEDALQRLRTIIRPGSLVIIVSDFYHLGKEVKRHLIQLTKHNDVMAVFVADPFEINTLQPGTYGIDQGQSTVVLNTKKSKDVGNMRSYQNSHLESVFENIQKSAVSVIPIMTNDNLQEKLKQSLKSPASAWSSWRNSINE
- a CDS encoding DUF4381 domain-containing protein is translated as MNSTAPALQLRDIHLPQEPGFWPLAPGWWVLLVLFLISLYFVIKWFVARNKQNRLIQVLQNSLNDSRNRFDQHKNKHQLASEISVLLKRFVKHVLGDTQAASLSGQSWISYLNQYSESLVFDQYYNELCEAQYSPKADYDVSGLIAVVKNFFPQALKHQKKLNKKTKVKNV